A section of the Carya illinoinensis cultivar Pawnee chromosome 12, C.illinoinensisPawnee_v1, whole genome shotgun sequence genome encodes:
- the LOC122289467 gene encoding uncharacterized protein LOC122289467: protein MGLFRKIAGFLGLGKDDGHETRDEEGDEDNNNNSDTRTHDRAPFQETGLPRRGFGVPIQVVVDRSQLGPILVPCNPSDGGIQGLRWYAKRLRIDEDGDVADEFIDELLPERLTNKEDHPRPFPRFEVKNSTRPAKVKNLVLSANGKIQCVEHQGGESLQKLFQVEPLQREKNLT, encoded by the exons ATGGGACTGTTCAGGAAAATAGCGGGATTTCTAGGGCTTGGAAAGGATGACGGCCACGAAACCAGAGACGAAGAGGGCGATgaagacaacaacaacaattcCGATACCCGGACCCATGATCGTGCTCCTTTCCAAGAAACAGGGCTTCCTCGTAGAGGCTTTGGCGTGCCCATCCAGGTCGTTGTCGACCGGTCCCAGCTCGGCCCGATCCTCGTCCCCTGTAACCCCAGCGACGGCGGTATCCAG GGTCTGAGATGGTATGCAAAGCGACTCAGGATAGATGAAGATGGAGATGTAGCAGATGAATTCATTGACGAGCTCCTGCCGGAGAGGTTGACCAATAAAGAAGATCATCCACGGCCATTCCCCAGGTTTGAAGTGAAGAACAGTACCAGGCCGGCTAAAGTGAAGAACCTGGTTTTGTCAGCTAATGGGAAAATACAGTGTGTGGAACACCAAGGTGGGGAAAGCCTCCAAAAATTGTTCCAAGTAGAACctttacaaagagaaaaaaatctcacttag
- the LOC122289466 gene encoding AP-2 complex subunit mu produces MPVAASAIYFLNLRGDVLINRLYRDDVGGNMVDAFRVHIMQTKELGTCPVRHIGGCSFFYMRISNVYIVIVVSSNANVACAFKFVVEAVALFKSYFGGAFDEDAIRNNFVLIYELLDEIMDFGYPQNLSPEILKLYITQEGVRSPFSSKPTDKPVPNATLQVTGAVGWRREGLVYKKNEVFLDIVESVNLLMSSKGSVLRCDVTGKILMKCFLSGMPDLKLGLNDKIGLEKESQIKSRPTKSGKTIELDDVTFHQCVNLTRFNSEKTVSFVPPDGEFELMKYRITEGVNLPFRVLPTIKELGRTRMEVNVKVKSVFGAKMFALGVVIKIPVPKQTAKTSFQVTSGRAKYNAAIDCLVWKIRKFPGQTEPTMSAEVELISTMAEKKSWTRPPIQMEFQVPMFTASGLRVRFLKVWEKSGYNTVEWVRYITKAGSYEIRC; encoded by the exons ATGCCGGTGGCCGCTTCGGCTATATACTTCCTGAACCTCCGGGGCGATGTTCTCATCAACCGCCTTTATCGCGACGACGTTGG GGGAAATATGGTTGATGCTTTCCGGGTGCATATAATGCAAACCAAAGAACTTGGTACATGTCCTGTGCGGCATATTGGGGGCTGCTCTTTCTTTTATATGAGAATCAGCAATGTCTACATTGTCATTGTTGTCAGCAGCAATGCAAATGTAGCTTGTGCTTTCAAGTTTGTTGTCGAG GCTGTTGCactttttaaatcttattttGGTGGAGCATTTGATGAGGATGCAATCCGTAATAATTTTGTTCTCATTTATGAGTTATTGGATG AAATTATGGATTTTGGTTACCCACAAAATCTATCTCCGGAGATTTTAAAGCTTTACATCACTCAGGAAGGAGTGCGATCACCATTCTCATCCAAG CCTACAGATAAACCTGTTCCCAATGCAACCTTACAAGTTACGGGTGCTGTTGGTTGGCGGAGAGAAGGTCTAGTTTATAAAAAGAACGag GTCTTTCTGGATATTGTGGAAAGTGTAAATCTTCTCATGTCTTCAAAAG GGAGCGTTCTGCGTTGTGATGTGACGGGAAAGATTCTTATGAAGTGCTTCTTGTCTGGAATGCCTGATTTGAAGTTGggtttaaatgataaaattggcCTTGAGAAAGAGTCACAAATTAAATCACGTCCTACTAAAAG TGGTAAAACAATTGAGCTTGATGACGTCACTTTCCATCAATGTGTGAATTTGACAAGATTTAACTCAGAGAAGACTGTGAGTTTTGTGCCACCTGATGGGGAATTTGAATTGATGAA GTATCGTATCACTGAGGGTGTTAATCTTCCATTCCGGGTATTGCCAACAATTAAGGAACTTGGTAGAACACGCATGGAAGTAAATGTTAAG GTAAAAAGTGTCTTTGGTGCAAAAATGTTTGCTCTTGGCGTTGTTATCAAAATTCCTGTGCCAAAACAAACAGCAAAAACAAGTTTTCAAGTGACATCAGGTCGAGCAAAGTACAATGCGGCTATTGATTGCTTGGTTTGGAA GATAAGAAAATTTCCTGGTCAAACTGAGCCAACCATGAGTGCAGAAGTTGAGCTGATTTCTACGATGGCAGAAAAGAAATCTTGGACAAGGCCACCAATTCAGATGGAGTTCCAG GTTCCCATGTTCACAGCCTCTGGTTTACGAGTCCGTTTCCTCAAG GTATGGGAAAAGAGTGGCTACAACACTGTTGAATGGGTCCGTTATATTACCAAAGCTGGTTCTTACGAGATTAGGTGTTAG